A segment of the Ammospiza caudacuta isolate bAmmCau1 chromosome 2, bAmmCau1.pri, whole genome shotgun sequence genome:
AGCACCTGTGTAAGGGAAGTGGATTGAGAGCTTGTGCTTGCCCCTCACTGCTTCTGGGCATTtgcctgggggcaggcagaggcacaggTGCACCTCTAGGAGAAAACAGTTGCCCACATCTCCTGGCCTGATCAATCACACCAGGGCTTGTTACTTGGCCATgagaagcttttatttttagtacATTTGTGCGTAATTACATCGCAATATTTTACTAGCTTACAAAGATGGCTTACCGATATCATGTATAACGTGCAATAGTTTCAGTTCAGGACAATTTGAAGCACAGACTGAAGAGGTGTGTAAATTGGGAACCACTGCTAAGGGAAAAAAGCTGTTCTGTTTGAGCTCTCTCCAGCCCCCCCTGCcaactagaccaggttgctcaaagcttCATCAAACCCAGcccctgaacacttccaggcatgggtcatccacagcttctcttggcaacctcttccagtgtctcaccacccccATGTAAAGAACTTTGTCTTAATATCtcatctaaacctgccctctttcccccttgtcctgttgtTAGAGGCTCTTGTCAAAACAGGCCCTTgtcaaaagtccctctccagctgccttGGAAGCTTTAGGTGCTTAGATTTTCAGTGCTCTAAGGtgtccctggatccttctccaggctgaacaatcccaagGCTCTCATCCTGTCATCAAAGGAGGGGTACTGCACAACCTGGATTATCTTGGTGGCCCTcttctggacttgctccaacaggtccatgttgctcctgtgctggggaccccagatGCAGTATTCCAGGTGGGATTGCACCTAAGTTGAATATAGGGACAAAATCATCCCGTTTGACCTGCTGGTCATGCTGCTTTTGACGCAGCCCAGGATATTCTTCTGATGCAGACAGTACATTCTATATCCTATATCTATGCGTGTATTACCTATTGTTGTGTGTCCACAAAGGGTACTCTCTGCCCTCAGATAAAAGTGCAGTCTTCTCTTAGAAGACAGCACAGCACCAATAGGCTGCAGAGAAGCAGGAATTGCCTGCACAGTGTGCAGTTACACCTCTCTGCACGGAACGCCTTCGGTCCCCGTGTGTCTCCCGTAGCCTCCACCAGCAACGGCGCCGGATCCCTGCGCGGCAGCGGACGCGTGGGGGAAGCACAGCCCCGTCTGTCACCGTCTGCTTAGACCCGTGGGCGTGTTTCTAGCACCGAGCAAAGGTTCCGACTCCCTCTTTTGGAGGGAACCGGCGCTGCTGCTCTCTCCCGAAGGCACCGTCGGGGCTCCCTCCGCCACGGGTACCCCgagccggggcagggcaggagaagcgGCCGGGCAGAGCCCGTGGGGAGGTATTTGAAAGACAGGCAGGTGCTGCCCTTGTGGACGTGGTTTAgcggtggccttggcagtgctgggttaatggctggtcccaatgatctcagaggtcttttccaacctaaatgagaTTCTGTGCTAATGCGTTTTTGTGATTCCAAGGCATCGCTGGCGGGTCTGAGTGTGGCAGCACTGGGCTAGCAGTGTACAGCAAGAACCATGCAAGGAGCCTGGACTGAACAGGCGAACAGCAAAGGGTAGGAAAATGTTACTGTGCCTCTACACAAAATGCTATGGACAAAATGTGTATGGTTTCTCTTCAGTTTTAgagaaatgctccttttgcAAGCAGACTGGGAGCACCTGCAGGTGGGTAAGCTAGTCTGGGCAATAGAGGGTTCTTCAGAGTTCTTTGGCCTGATTCCTCTTGACCCACTCTGGCCAAgtcctttccttctccatctCATGGATgttccctcagctccagctaattgcctgctgtccctggatTGGTACTTTCAAAAGCAAAGTAGCTGAGGCTGGTGTCCATTCAGAGGAGGAAGGCTGGATCCCTCCTGTATTGTGCATCACTACACCAAACTCTTCAGCTGTTTCCTACTCCAAAGGCTCCTACTAGTGGCAAGAGGTGGAGGTGCCTTTCTTGATAAAGTACGTCTGAGAAAAGCAGAGTCCAATAAGGAGCAAACAAGGTTATGTTTATACTCCACCTTCTCCTGAGAAGGCTTGGTCATAGACTGGCTTTTGCTCAGCTGTGGGCTGCAGCTTGGCAAAACATCTCAACATCTTCACCTTGAGTAGGAGGGCTGGCCACTTCTCTGGTGCTCACATGGAAACCAACAGCTACGAACCACTGGCAACCCCAACAAAGTCCTGTGGAATTTGAGTTACAAAGATGGCAGAGCCAAGCTCTTCATAGCACGAGTAGGTGATGTTAGGGGCAGCAGCCACCACATGTGGATGGGGAAGTTCAGACACGACAGTGGGAAAAATGGTTTTATCCAGAGGGCAATGCAGAGTGGGAACTGTCACCTCAGCAAGGGGACCCTCCTTGCCTGGATTTGCCAAGCCTTGTCTGCATGAAGCCATGTCCAGCCTGACATTGTGCCAGCCACAGTCCTGCTTTGGGTGGGCTGCTGGATGATGGTGGTTGGTGATGCAGAGATTCCTTTCCAGCCATCACTTCCCAGACATATTAATAGGGCAATGTAACTGTACAGCAACTACCAACCTAGCCAGACTCCTTCAAGGGTATTCAGACCACTGACATCCTGATATTATTGCATCCCAGCTCTTTCTTGTCCATTGTAATATGCTTTTCAGACAAAGGCCCTCTGCAGGTCAGCACTGAGGTTAAACCTGCTTTGAGGAGGGCTCAGCCTCCATAAAGGACCTAGTGGAGTCTGTTTCCCACCTGAGTTGTTTTAGGCATCCCTCTTAGTCAGCCTTCAGCATGCCTTCAGCCTTCAAACCCATACCATAAGTAAAACCTGTCCAAAAGCTCTTTCATGTGCATTTAAAACAATGAAGGGCTGCATGTGACTATTATTAACCTTCTAGGCATAAAAAAGGTTGTTACCTTAAAGAATGATTTGTATTAATCAAGTGTCTGTTCATGAAGCATTTTCAGGTataattttcagtaaaataagtagctttttttttcctttcatgtctgtgtgtgtgtctgtcccttCCAACTTCAAAGAAAAGACTAGACATGCCAGGAACTGTGAAATGctctgtgtgggttttttatCATAGTCTAGTGATTTCAGCAAAGAGCTGAGGAGGCTCCTGCCAACTTTCTCCTTGTCTGAGAGGCACAAACCTCAGCAGGAACCTGATGTCCCAGGGTTCCTTCTCTTGCTCTGGCAATAGTCACAAGTACACTCCCATAGAAGGGCTCTCAGACTCCTCAGGGCACGAGCTTCTAGGCCGGTCAAGGTCACAAAAGGCCACTCTCAGTTCTTGTTCCTATTTCTCTGCTAAGGACTAATGGGAAGGTTTGCCCCATGAGCACATCCAGGGCAGGTTTGCAGCCTtagagctgggctgggatccagGCTATCCCCACCATCCCCTTCCTGGCAGTGGGTCCCAGGGTGACTGCAGTGCGGTCAGGTGCGAGGAAGGGCAccctggggaaggagcagccacACAAATGGTGAATGTaggcagcagcacatccaggagcTCTACAAGTCACATCCTCACACCTCTTGCTCAagagagggcttttccagcatCTCCCACATGCCCCACACTTACTGCTTGCCCCACGCAGAGCCCTGGTGCAGGAGCGGGatgctgggcaggcagagagcagagctgctgtttgtcAGTGTGGAGAAGGAGCTGTAGGCCATCTTCTGCATGCAAATAATatcccagcctttccctggaGTGCCCTGAGTCCAACTCCTCATGCTCTCTGCCCTGAagcctgcagggatgctgctgtaGTGCTCCAGGGGCAGTGCAGGGAAGGGGGCAGAGGGACACCCATGGTGGTTACCAGCccgccccagccccacagggggTGCAGAGAGGCATGGGAGAGGGGAGCAGTGCAAtgctgggacacctgcagctgggtgtgccaggcagggcagctgcaTGAGCTGCCCCTCAGGGTTGGGATGAAAAGGAGCCTCTCCgtgctccaggctggcaggtGCAGCAGCgctgagcacagagccaggcatgcagagccaggcacacagagccaggcacgcagagccaggcagggctttgTCCCTGTCAGCTTGGCTTTGTGAGAgctcctggctccaggcaggggAGCCATGGGCCTGTTGAAGGTGCTGGTCCTGCAGCTCCACTCCACCTCCTGCCATCAGGAATGGTCCATAAGCCACAGGCCAGGGCAAAGGGAGGGCTGGTGCTGCTAGACGGAGCTGGAGCCGGGCGGCTGGCTGTTGCTGTTGCTCTCTGAGGGGGTCTTGGCAGTGGAGGAGGTGGCCAGGGAGCCGCTGTTCCTGAAGATGCGGAGCAGCCTCCGCTTGTAGCCCCGGAAGGCGAAGAAGTAGATGATGGGGTCGATGCAGCAGTTGAGGTTCATGAACGCCACAGTGATTTGCAGGGACATCTTGAAGGCTTGCTGCTCACGGCAGGACGGCTGGTAGAGGATCTTCCTGACCATGAACTGGACAATGTTGAGGTGGTAGGGGctgaagcagagcaggacagccaGCAGAACCACCAGGATGACAGTGAAGGCCCGGTGGTGGTGCCCGTTCTTCACCGTCAGCGGGTTCTCCTTGGCCGTCTGGCAGAGCTTGAGGTTGATCCTCACATAGCACACCAAGATGATTCCCACAGGCAGGAAAAAGCCAAGCATGCAGGCCACCAGAAGCAGGTAGGGCAGATTGGGAATCTCCTCGAAGTTGAAGTACTCCATGCAGGTCAGCTTGTCTCCCATCCTGCGCGTCATGGGCCACAGGAGCAGCGGAGCCGTCTGCAGGAACACCAAGGCCCAGATGAGGACGCAGATGGCCCTGGCCCGGCTCATCTTCCGAATCCTGCCAGGGTGCCGGGTGCGCACCACAGCCACGTAGCGGTCCATGCTCACGCAGGTCATGAAGTAGATGCTCACGTAGGTGTTCATgtagaaaaggaaagctgtgatCCGGCAGAACCAGTCCCCAAAGGGCCAGTCAGACTCCAGGATGTAGTAGGTGAtcctgcctggcagtgccagggtgaaGAGGGCATCGGAGAGTGCCAAGTTCACCAGGTAGAGGTTGGTGGAGTTGAGTTTCTTCTTCCTGCGCTGGAAGGTGATACAGAGGGCCAGGATATTCCCACAGGCACCGAACACCAGCAGGATGGTGTAGAAAAGGGAGAAGATGACTTTGGTTGAGAAGTGTTGGTTGTGCACATTGCAGCTGCTCTGGTTGCTGGAGGTGAAGTTGGTGGGCAGGAGCACGTCCTCCACAAGAGCCATCTCCATGGTGCCTCACGAGCTCTTGCTCTCTCCCTTGGAATAAGAACAGACATGAAACTTGCAGCTTATTGATAACAGGAGTAGCACTCTTAGAGCTGGCCCTCATCACAAAGCAAAAGCCCTGTCCCCTGcttcctcccagcagcacacagatcGAGTCATTTGGAAAAATGCTTCTCTTGTGATTTTGGTGAGAGCATCTCAACAGTGGCTGTGACTCATTCCCCTTTTCTTATCACGAGCTACtcttaattttgtttcttcacAAGTCCAATCAATATGAGAAAGGACTGGAGGTGCTGGGAGGGGGGATTGCCTGTCACACAAGGAAGGTCCCAAACTCATCTGGTGGCAATGATATCATTTTCTCATTACTGTCAGGGGAATGGGGAGCTTCATTGAGAAAATGCCCACCGGCAGGCAGAAGTGCTGAGGATCACTTTCACAACCCTAGGGCAGGATAAAAGCAGCAACCAAACTGAAgaaattcagaggaaaaaacctagccttccaccaaaaaaaacccccaaccttccccaaaaatcccgtgACCCGTGCTAGTCCGATCGGGGAGCTGGGAACAGCCCGGCACCGAGCCCCGCTCCCCGCACGCCCTCCGGCTGCTCTCCCCGCTTTGGGCACGGGGTCCGCGCTCACGCCTGGTGACAGCGGCGTCCCCTCGGCTGCGGGGCTGCGGCAGCTCCCGGGACGCGCCTGCCGCCCGCCGCCAGCACCgccgggacgggacgggacgggacgggacgggacgggacgggatgggaCGGGCGCAGCGCTGCCTCTTCTCTCCCCCGGCGGCGCGGACCCCGAGGGGCTGGGATGCTCAAACCCACAAGCACAAAGGGAGGTCAGGGGCTCCAACCTGAGTGCCGCGGTGCCGCCGccttcttctcttcctcctcttcctcctcctcccgcccGACTTTTGGGGGGCAGCGAGCGCGGAGCCTCCTGCCCGCGTCCGGCACCGGGGCTCCCCGGCAGTGTGAGCGCCTCCCGGGATTCGCTCACATTATAAAAGCACcgtgagatttggggtttttttgtttgttgttttttgttgggttttttttccttagggtTAGTAAAACTGCGTTCTTTCTgggtggggctttttttttttctttcggTATGTGAGAGGCACGCTGCTGCCGCGGGGGATATTCTCAGTAGTGGCTGTTCTGGAGAAGATAAATGACTGTACCTGCGCGGCAATCGCTCCCGACATCTGAGCCGACTTGGGGTTTTACTCTGAAAACTTCTACAGGGATGCAAAATGCAACCGAACGACAAAAACATCTTCAGCCCTGGTTCACGTGCGGCGCGGAGTGCTCAGCCCGGGCACACGCACATGGCCACGGCAGCACGGTCGGACCGCggcagcttttaaaataaattgtggCACATGTTCGAAGGAGCTTATTGTGTCTGTGCCCAGTGCAAGCCATGCTGTGCCTCTGGTGAAACCCAGATTTGCCTCTCACACACTCATAGACATCACCAGGCACGGCTCCTTAGTGCAGAGACCCAGTTGAATGAACCAATTTGCCCtcagtggaaaaatatttttgttattaagACGACACATTGTGCAGTGAAAGTGGGGCAAAGCCCCTTGTCCCAGCTGGAACTCTCACggtgggctctgtgcccccagagTGCCGAGCAGTGGAGGGCTGTGATTTATCCCTCAGCCCTGTATGTGTGTGTCCCACAGCATGGAGGGCTGTGATTTATCCCTCAGCCCTGTATGTGTGTGTCTCACAGCATGGAGAGAGCCCTTTccttcccagcacttcccaAATGTTTGCAGAAGTGCAGCCTGccctgtggccagcaggatggCCTTCCCCATGGTGGCTTTTTTACCGGAGACCACTAGGGTTTTCAAATCCCAAAAGgaatttttatgcttttttaaaTGGTTCTagagtttgggggttttttgtggtggtggtgatgaTCTTGCTGGTGTCTGGTTTTATCCCTCAGAAAAATTCCTAATAAACCAGGAAATTCCCATCATGCGGCATTCAGGATGCTACTGAAAAACTGAAGCCAAGAAATACAAAGGTTAAAATTACAGTTAAGCTAAACTTCCATATTTCCCTCTGGGTTAGTAAATCTTCACTAATTATTTAATTGCATAATATTTCTAATGTTTTAAAACAGTGACATTAAACTCAGTACTAATCTGTGTACTCATGTACTGTGAGTCATCTGTATGGAAATTACACATTATGGTCATGAATTTACTAGAAGTTGAAGGTATCTAGCAAGAGTAATAGTGAAAATTGGCTAACAAGCTTGTCTATTAATGAAGATTCTTTTGTTGCTCGAGGGTTTATATTACACAGAGGGAAAGGTCAGCTAATAACAGAATAACTGCTGagtaaattattaaaaatattccctAGTAAAATAGGAGTAAAATAGGGGTTTTCTACTTGCACATCTGTCAAGAGTTAAGCTAATCAGACTTGCGTGGGGCTCGAATGTTCTTGAGCTGTTTCATTGTGATGGTGAAAGCAGCCAATGGATTTAACATTAGAGAAGTGTTGCTTCTACAGAAATGCTGAGCCCACCCCAGCGGGTAGACCCAGGACCGTCCCTTCCCCTCCCAAAAGCACTGCAGGACAAACAGGACAAACAGGACAAACAGgacaaacagctgcagctcagacaGACAAACACCGCTCCCATCGGGTCTCACTGCGGCACCGCCGCTGCAAAGCTCCTGC
Coding sequences within it:
- the LOC131554816 gene encoding G-protein coupled receptor 183-like, producing the protein MEMALVEDVLLPTNFTSSNQSSCNVHNQHFSTKVIFSLFYTILLVFGACGNILALCITFQRRKKKLNSTNLYLVNLALSDALFTLALPGRITYYILESDWPFGDWFCRITAFLFYMNTYVSIYFMTCVSMDRYVAVVRTRHPGRIRKMSRARAICVLIWALVFLQTAPLLLWPMTRRMGDKLTCMEYFNFEEIPNLPYLLLVACMLGFFLPVGIILVCYVRINLKLCQTAKENPLTVKNGHHHRAFTVILVVLLAVLLCFSPYHLNIVQFMVRKILYQPSCREQQAFKMSLQITVAFMNLNCCIDPIIYFFAFRGYKRRLLRIFRNSGSLATSSTAKTPSESNSNSQPPGSSSV